A stretch of the Mesorhizobium sp. Pch-S genome encodes the following:
- a CDS encoding thymidylate synthase — protein sequence MRQYLDLLSHVLENGTDRGDRTGTGTRSVFGYQMRYDLGQGFPVLTTKKLHLKSIIHELLWFLAGDTNIKYLNDNGVSIWDEWADANGDLGPVYGKQWRSWPDAQGGTIDQIENLLREIRCNPYSRRLIVSAWNPAEVEQMALPPCHCLFQFYVSDGRLSCQLYQRSADIFLGVPFNIASYALLTMMVAQVTGLRPGDFVHTLGDAHIYSNHFEQAHEQLRRQPKTLPTMWINPEVKDLFAFRFDDFRLENYVADATIKAPIAV from the coding sequence ATGCGCCAATATCTTGATCTGCTTAGCCATGTCCTGGAGAACGGCACCGACCGGGGTGACCGCACGGGTACGGGAACGCGCTCGGTGTTCGGCTACCAGATGCGCTATGACCTGGGGCAGGGCTTCCCTGTGCTGACCACCAAGAAGCTGCACCTCAAGTCGATCATCCACGAGTTGCTGTGGTTCCTGGCCGGCGACACCAACATCAAATATCTCAACGACAACGGCGTCTCCATCTGGGACGAGTGGGCCGACGCCAACGGCGATCTCGGTCCGGTATACGGAAAGCAGTGGCGCTCCTGGCCCGATGCGCAGGGCGGCACGATCGACCAGATCGAAAATCTGCTGCGCGAGATCCGCTGCAATCCATATTCGCGGCGGCTCATCGTTTCGGCATGGAATCCTGCGGAAGTGGAACAGATGGCGCTGCCGCCCTGCCACTGTCTGTTCCAGTTCTATGTTTCGGACGGACGATTGTCCTGCCAGCTTTACCAGCGCTCGGCTGACATCTTCCTCGGCGTGCCGTTCAACATCGCTTCCTATGCGCTGCTGACCATGATGGTGGCGCAGGTGACCGGGCTGAGACCGGGCGACTTCGTGCACACGCTGGGCGACGCGCACATCTATTCAAACCATTTCGAACAGGCGCACGAACAGCTTCGCCGCCAGCCGAAGACGTTGCCGACGATGTGGATCAATCCGGAGGTGAAAGACCTCTTTGCTTTCCGCTTCGATGATTTCCGCCTGGAAAACTACGTCGCCGATGCGACGATCAAGGCGCCGATCGCGGTTTGA
- the tsaA gene encoding tRNA (N6-threonylcarbamoyladenosine(37)-N6)-methyltransferase TrmO has protein sequence MVRENEIRQGEIAVDAPAPTDAGLVFIGTIRTPWVSRLMAPRQGRADGPICRIEIFPLWREALAGIEQFERLEVLYWLHLSRRDLVRQSPANDGSARGTFALRSPVRPNPIGTSIVTLVGVEGSILLVRGLDCLDGTPLLDLKPDRALFNPIAPPQPGDFEVG, from the coding sequence TTGGTGCGCGAGAACGAAATCCGCCAGGGAGAGATCGCCGTCGACGCGCCAGCGCCGACGGACGCCGGCCTCGTCTTCATCGGCACGATCCGCACGCCGTGGGTCTCGCGGCTGATGGCGCCGCGCCAGGGTCGCGCCGACGGCCCGATCTGCCGCATCGAGATCTTTCCGCTGTGGCGCGAGGCGCTTGCCGGCATCGAACAGTTCGAACGCCTCGAAGTGCTCTACTGGCTGCATCTGTCGCGGCGCGATCTGGTCCGCCAAAGCCCTGCCAATGATGGTTCCGCGCGTGGCACGTTTGCCCTGCGCTCGCCGGTCAGGCCAAACCCGATCGGCACCTCCATCGTCACGCTGGTCGGTGTCGAAGGCTCGATCCTGCTGGTGCGCGGTCTGGACTGCCTGGACGGGACACCGCTGCTCGACCTGAAGCCGGATCGCGCGCTGTTCAACCCAATTGCGCCGCCCCAGCCGGGCGATTTCGAAGTCGGTTGA
- a CDS encoding molybdopterin-binding protein has product MKISARNTLKGKIVEITKGATTSHVRIDIGGAVVTSSITNEAVADLGLAVGKDAYAVIKASDVMVGID; this is encoded by the coding sequence ATGAAGATCAGTGCGCGCAACACGCTGAAGGGCAAGATCGTCGAGATCACCAAGGGCGCGACCACCTCGCATGTGCGCATCGACATCGGCGGCGCCGTGGTCACCTCGTCCATCACCAACGAAGCCGTCGCCGATCTCGGGCTTGCCGTCGGCAAGGATGCATATGCCGTCATCAAGGCATCCGACGTCATGGTCGGCATCGACTGA
- the modA gene encoding molybdate ABC transporter substrate-binding protein, which translates to MKKRNGLVLMAMTAGAMMLAAPAAHADEQVVVFAAASLKNALDEVNKACEKDVGEAAKISYAASSALAKQIEEGAPADVFISADLDWMKYLSDKKLTKSDTEVKLLGNQIVLVAPKDSKAEVKIEKGFDLAKVIGDGKLAMGDFKAVPAGKYGKAALESLGAWSSVEGKVAQAENVRAALKLVATGEAAAGIVYQTDANAEKGVKVIGVFPEETHPPIVYPVAQTAESKDKDAPAFLKCLRSAKAGELFKAQGFTLLAPTQ; encoded by the coding sequence ATGAAGAAACGTAATGGTTTGGTGCTGATGGCGATGACCGCTGGGGCGATGATGCTGGCAGCGCCTGCCGCACATGCGGACGAGCAGGTTGTCGTATTTGCCGCCGCCAGCCTCAAGAATGCGCTCGATGAGGTCAACAAGGCCTGCGAGAAGGATGTCGGCGAGGCTGCCAAGATTTCCTACGCGGCAAGTTCCGCGCTGGCCAAGCAGATCGAAGAAGGAGCGCCAGCGGATGTCTTCATCTCGGCTGACCTCGACTGGATGAAATACCTCTCCGACAAGAAGCTGACCAAGTCTGACACCGAGGTGAAGCTCCTCGGCAACCAGATCGTGCTGGTAGCACCGAAGGACTCCAAGGCCGAGGTCAAGATCGAGAAGGGGTTCGATCTCGCCAAGGTGATTGGCGACGGCAAGCTGGCGATGGGTGATTTCAAGGCGGTCCCGGCTGGCAAGTACGGCAAGGCGGCGCTGGAATCGCTTGGCGCGTGGTCTTCCGTCGAAGGCAAGGTGGCGCAGGCCGAGAATGTCCGCGCGGCGCTCAAGCTGGTGGCCACCGGCGAGGCGGCTGCCGGTATCGTCTACCAGACCGACGCCAATGCCGAGAAGGGCGTCAAGGTCATTGGAGTGTTCCCGGAAGAGACGCATCCTCCCATCGTCTATCCGGTTGCCCAGACGGCGGAATCCAAGGACAAGGATGCGCCGGCATTCCTGAAGTGCCTGCGCTCTGCTAAGGCAGGAGAGCTTTTCAAGGCGCAGGGTTTCACGCTGCTCGCGCCCACCCAGTAA
- the modB gene encoding molybdate ABC transporter permease subunit gives MNWLLDLSPDEWNAVRLSIKVATVAMLVSLPFGIAVALLLARGRFWGKTLLNGIVHLPLILPPVVTGYLLLLAFGRRGPAGIFFADYFGLVFSFRWTGAALACGVMGFPLMVRAIRLSIEAVDRKLEAAAGTLGASPLWVFATITLPLILPGMIAGAILSFAKAMGEFGATITFVSNIPNETQTLPSAIYTFTQVPGGDEGALRLTLISIVISMAALVASEVLARRVGRRMDIE, from the coding sequence ATGAACTGGCTGCTGGACCTCAGCCCCGACGAATGGAATGCGGTCCGGCTGTCCATCAAGGTCGCCACGGTTGCGATGCTGGTCAGTTTGCCATTCGGCATCGCGGTGGCATTGCTTCTGGCGCGCGGCAGATTCTGGGGCAAGACGCTGCTCAACGGCATCGTGCACCTGCCTCTGATCCTGCCGCCGGTGGTGACCGGTTATCTTCTTCTGCTGGCTTTCGGTCGGCGCGGACCGGCCGGCATCTTTTTTGCCGATTATTTTGGCCTCGTCTTTTCGTTTCGCTGGACTGGTGCGGCCCTGGCGTGCGGCGTGATGGGCTTTCCGCTGATGGTAAGAGCGATCCGCCTGTCCATCGAGGCCGTAGATCGCAAGCTGGAAGCGGCTGCGGGCACGCTAGGGGCCAGTCCGCTCTGGGTTTTCGCCACCATCACGCTTCCGCTGATCCTGCCCGGCATGATTGCCGGCGCGATACTTTCCTTTGCCAAAGCGATGGGCGAGTTTGGGGCGACCATCACCTTCGTTTCCAATATCCCGAACGAAACCCAGACCCTGCCTTCCGCGATCTACACCTTCACGCAGGTGCCTGGCGGTGACGAAGGGGCACTAAGGCTGACGCTGATCAGCATCGTCATCTCGATGGCTGCCCTGGTCGCTTCCGAAGTGCTGGCGCGCCGGGTCGGACGACGGATGGACATCGAATGA